ATGTGAAGCATAATTCGAGTAAATTCTACATAAATAAACCTATTAACATTAAAAGTATATCGAAATAAAGGTGTTTTCACAACAGAAATAAGCGAAAATGTTCACAATCTGTTATACCATTACATGGAATGCAAATCATTGACGATAAGGTCAAAAAAAGGTAGCATAACAAAGAGTAGTGAGGTGATGGAATTGAAACCTATTATTGAATTTTGTATAAGCAATCTTGCTAGCGGTGCGCAAAAGGCGCTTGAGATATTAGAAAGAGACCCGAACCTTGATGTCATTGAGTACGGATGCCTGGGATACTGCGGAAAATGCGCCCAGTCCTTTTATGCTCTCGTCAACGGGGAGGTCGTAACAGGCGACACGCCTGAAGAACTGGTGGATCATATCTATCAATTCCTTGAAGAAAACCCGATGTTCTAACGAAAAGCCGGTATTGACCGGCTTATTTTTTTGTTCATTTGGAATAAACGAAAGAACACTGGTGGAGTGTCCACCAGTGTTCTTTTTACATCGATTTAGATTCTTTATATTCTTCCCTGATCTCGTACCACCGTTCCCTGGCCATATCAATGATCTTCGGTTCAGTAGACAGATGCTGCTTTCCGATGACTTTAGAAAGATAGATTACGGATTCCTCGATTTTATTCTGTCTCCTGAGTAATTCGGCAATGATGTATAGAAGCTTTGTTTCAGACATTAGAGAACCTGATGTACCATCTGTCATATAAGCATCTATGTACTCATGTGTAGCAAGGTTAATAAAGCGCCTTTCCTGTTCTTGATCATCCGTTTTCCGGTAGAGCCAGGCAGTCCGGAGATATAACCCTGCAATGGTCAACTTTTTTTCCTTTTTGATCAAAGCACAATAAGCAGCAAGCTTATACGTGTTGATCGCATCTTCATATGACCTGAGCTTTCCGTAATCCTGAGGCTGCCAGTGCAGACTGATCTTCTCTTTCAGTTCACTCTTGAGCACAGGTGGGATATAGGCAGTGAAGTCATCTGTATATGAAAACCCGCATCTCGGGCAAACCGAAACGTTATAAAGCAAAGGGTTTATTTCAGCTGCTTGATACAGGGGACAAAAGTCACTGTCATAGCCTGAAAGCTTTACAAAGCGGGACCGTATCTTTGTCGTACTGAAGGAGTGTTTACACGAAAGACATTGCGTCTTTTTATCATAAAAGGGCGTCACCACCGTCATGAATCTCACCTCATAATCGGGACTATTTACCTTATTATACCTTGGTGAAGGTGAAGTGAACCAGTATTTTCTATTCGTGTTGAGTAAAAAGTTGTGTTTAATGAGAATATTCGTATAATTATCCTTCCAATCATTCACCAAAGCCCCATCGGTTGAGTAGTAAAATAGAAAGGAGTATACTAAGTAGTAAGAAATGAAAAGGTTGGGGGTGTAATGAATGAGTGAAGTTGTCATTCTAACAGAAGCTGCTGCCCTTCAGATTAAAGATATGATGAAGGAACATGACGAAACAGATGCCATGTTACGAGTAGCGGTAAAAGGGGGAGGCTGCAGCGGCCTTTCTTATGGTATGGGATTTGAACATGAGCTTCAAGATGGAGATACAACGACAGAACAGCATGGAATCAAGCTGGTCGTAGCAAAAAATGATGCTGCCATCCTGAATGGAACAAAAATAGATTACAAGCAGTCCATGATGGGCGGCGGATTCACCATCGACAATCCGAACGCCATCGCTTCATGCGGGTGCGGATCGTCTTTCGTGACGGCGACGAATAAAGGTACGCCGGAAAATTGCTAAACATAAAAGGGACGGACCTCACAAATTGAGGTCCGTCCCTTTTTCGCTCTTAATGAATATTTTTCAGTGCTTCTTCAACAGGTGTGTCACCGCTTAAGATTTCGAATACTTTGTGGTTGGTTTCTTCGATGGTTAAAGAGTCCACGAGTACTTTCGCGACATCTGCACGGGAAATGTCACGACTTTTATCCGTGATGCTTGTTGCCGCTTCGATCTTTCCGGTTGCATCATCGAATGAAAGGGATCCTGGCCGTACGATGGTATAGTTCAAGCCGCTCTCTTTCAAGTGGGCATCGGCAGCACCTTTGGCTTTTAAATAGAATTGTAATTCATCCGGTCCGCTTGAAGGATTATCGGCCCCCATGGAGCTGAGCATCACAAAACGCTCGATTCCCATCTTCTTCGCATAATCCACTGCTTTCTTAGCACCCTCCTGGTCGATGGCTAACGTCTTGTCATCCCCAGTCGATCCACCACTGCCGGCTGCAAAAATGACGGCATTCACATTTTCAAGGGCATACGAGAAATCCTGTTCAAGATCTGCAACAATCGGTCTTGCTCCCAAGTCTTCCATTTCCTTCGCCTGTTCTGTCTTTCGGATCATGGCTCTCGCGAAATGCTGACTGCTATTTGAAAGCTCTTTTAATATATGGCGGCCAGTGCTGCCGTTTGCTCCAATAACTAACACATTCATTTTACACATCATCCTTTATCTGAAATTTTTTGTCCTACTATTGGTCTACCCATTCATAATGAAAATAAACAAGGGAGTCGGCGTGAATAGGTGAAGAGCACAATGGTCGGAAGGAAGTTGTGATCGCAAACTCTAATATCAATAAAAAAAAGCCCAGGATACGGTATCCTGAGCCTTGAATGGTATTAATCCGTAAACATGGACGTACTGTGCATCGGCTGCACCCTTGCTTTTGGATCCATATACGCTTTGGCATTGTTGACGGCTGTCGGGGCCTCGCCGAATCCACTTGCAATGAGTTTGACTTTCCCATCATACGTACTGATATCACCGGCTGCATAAATGCCCGGGATATTCGTTTCCATTCTGGAATTGACCACGATTGAATTCTTTTCGATTTCAAGACCCCAATCTTTGATCGGACCGAGGGAGGAGACAAATCCGAAATTGACAATTAATTCATCAAGGTCGATAATTTCCTTTTCGTCGCCTTTCGTTTCCTCCAGTACGAGCTGATTGATCTTCTCTTCATCGACGACCAACTCAGATGGGACGTATGGGGTTTTCAGTTCAACCGTGGAGTTGTGTAAATTCTCCACGCTGTGCTCATGAGCCCTGAATTTATCGCGTCTATGTACGAGATAAACTTTTTCTGCAACCGGCTCAAGCATAAGCGCCCAATCAACAGCAGAGTCCCCGCCGCCGCAAATGACCACTTTCTTCCCTCTGAAATGCTCGAGGTTATCGACAAAGTAATGAAGGTTTTTACCTTCAAATTCAGACGCATGCTCGAGTTCCAGGCGGCGTGGCTGGAAGGCGCCGTTCCCTGCCGTAATGATGATCGTTCTGGAAAAATGGACTTCTTTATCGGTGGTAAGCTTGAACATGCCGTCAGCCTGTTTTTCTACACCTTCCACGGCCTGCTCCAGACAGATGGTCGTTTCGAATTTCGCCATTTGCTCTTTTAGATTATTGACGAGGTCCTGGGCCTTCACTTTTGGAAAGCCGGCAACGTCATATATGTATTTCTCAGGATAAAGAGTAGCAAGCTGCCCCCCGAGTTGTGGTAAACTTTCGATGATCTTGACTGATGCTTTTCTCATTCCGCCATAGAACGCTGTAAACAGCCCCGTTGGACCGCCGCCTATGATCGTAATATCATACACTTTTTGATCTTCCTTCAACTTGATCCCTCCAACCATTTAGATATGCTTCTTTTACCTTTATTCTATCACACAGCTTTTGATTATTCCCAATGATAGAAGATGTATGTTCAGATAAATCAGACTTATCTATGAAAGAAGCTACGACTTTTGATTGATTCAACAGACATTTTTTAAATATTCTTAAGAATTTAATTTCCTATATATATCTTGAAAATGCTAGGCAAAAAGAATATTATGTAATGTAGACATATTGTTAAGAATTTATGACAATTTTCGCATAACTATGGAGTAGTTCGTGAAATATGTCACATACTTTGTTCTCATATTTTTATACACTATTTCCTTTTTCAATAAGGAAAAAACATCGCGTTTGATTTGTTTTAGCTTCCTTTTTATAGGGAAAAAGATAATAGTATCAGATTGAACGGGATAAAAACGCATAATGTGGAGGACTCTAAGAGTATCCAAAGCAAATTTATCAAAAAAGGTGGATGTGATTCAGTTGAGAAAGCCAAGAATCGTTGTATTAGGTGCAGGTTATGGTGGATTAATGACGGTAACCCGTCTTCAAAAGCAACTCGGAACAAATGAAGCAGAAATTATTTTAATTAATAAGAACGATTATCATTATGAAACCACTTGGTTACACGAAGCTTCAGCAGGTACGCTACATCACGACCGTGTGCGCTACGACGTGAAAGACGTTGTCAACACGAGCAAAGTGAACTTCCTGCAAGCGACTGTTGAAGATATCAAAGTGGAAGAGAAGAAAGTCATCACGGGTGAAGGCGAAGTAGAATTTGATTACCTGGTAGTGGCTCTTGGTGCAGAATCCGAGACATTCGGAATTCAAGGCCTTCATGAGCATGCATTCATGATTTCGAACATCAACTCTGCCCGTCAAATCCGTGAGCACATTGAATTGCAATTTGCTACGTATAAGAACGAAGGAGAATTGAACGATGAACGCTTGACCATTGTTGTAGGTGGAGCAGGGTTCACTGGTATCGAATTCCTCGGAGAACTGGGTAACCGTGTTCCTGAGCTTTGCCATGAATATGATATAGACCGTAAGAAAGTGCGCATCGTATGTGTGGAAGCTGCACCGATGATCCTTCCTGGATTCGATCCGGAGCTAGTAAAATACGCACGTGCCAAGCTTGAGAAAAAAGGCGTGGAATTCCATATCGGAACTCCACTGAAAGAAGCAAAGGCAGACAGCGTACTCATCTCCAAAGGTGAAGATGAAGTCGAAGAAATCAAAGCTGGTACGATTGTATGGGCTGCAGGTGTTCGTGGTAACTCCATCATCGAAAGAGCTGGAATCGAAAACATGCGTGCCCGCGTCAAAATCAACCGTGATCTTCGCGCACCTGGACATGACAATATCTTCATCATTGGTGACTGTTCACTGATGATCAATGAAGAAACGGATCGTCCATACCCGCCGACTGCACAGATCGCTATGCAGCAAGGGGAAGTATGTGCCCGTAACATCGCATCTTTACTGCACGGTAAAGAGGATCTGGAATTATTCACTCCGGACATCAAAGGTACCGTATGTTCACTTGGTGAAGATGATGCGATCGGTGTCGTCTATGGCAAGAAAATCACCGGTACTAAAGCTTCCTTCATGAAGAAGGTTGTCGACAACCGTGCTCTTTACATGGTTGGTGGACCATCACTAGTGTTCAAAAAAGGTAAATTCAAGTTCTTTTAAGCCTTGAAGGTTAAAATGAAAGCAGAGTGGATTCCACTCTGCTTTTTATTATGAAGGAATTAGACGGAGGTGCTTGCAATGAAAAGGGGTAAGGTGTGGCTGGCCGTTGCAGGTCTGGTCATAGATGAAGATGGGAAATGGCTCGTGGTCAAAAAGAAATACAGCGGATTGAAAGGGATGTGGTCCCTGCCAGCAGGATTTGTCAACGCCGGGGAAACCGTTGATGAAGCAGTCATAAGAGAAGTGAAGGAAGAAACGGGATTACATACAACCATTAAAGGGATCATCGGCGTAAGGTCCGGGGTCATCCAGAACGACATCAGCGACAACATGATGATCTTTCTATTGGAGAATAAGGGAATTTCTTCTATTGAAAAAGAAGAAGCTGAGTTATGGGATGTCCAGTGGAAATCGCCTCAGGAACTTCTGGCAGATGAGAAGACATCCGTGATGGTGCATGAGATGATCAAACGAATGAGTTCCATGCAGAAGTTGAATCTGATCGAGGGCATCAATCCCGGTGACCAATTCGCCTACACACAATATCGTTTATTTTTATAAAATTCTGTAAATTTTAAGAAAGAAAGAGATAATGAAAGAAAAACACAAATGTATTCGCTTTCTTAAAGGTACATCCCCTTTAACGTCCCTTTTCTTTATTTAGGATAGATGATATATTATCAGAAAATTAAGAAATTAAAGAAAAGGGAGAGGGAAAAATGAGAGCTACTGCGAATGCTAAAACGAAATACTGTCTTTATTGTTCAGGAAAAGGATACTTTCAGTTAGTATTGGGTGGTTCTGAAACGTGTCCGTGCTGCTGCGGCAGCGGGAAACAGAAATAACCCCTAAAGGATAGAGGATGAGAGCAGACCTAACGAAGGTGGATACTTCCCTTGTGGAGTATGGAAACCGGTGTTGGGTCTGTTTTTTCATGTCTGGATGATAAAATAAGTTTATTTTGTGAATAAGTGACAAATCTTTCCCTGAAATATTGACGCTTACATTTCACTCGGGGTACACTATTCTTTAGTGTTATGGAGGTGTAATTTGAAATGCCTATACATGTAATGATTATATCGATGCTTCTATTTTTTGTTCTATTTTTCGGAATAGGATTTTTGTTAAATATGTTATTGCGCATGACATGGATCATGGCCATCATTTATCCGATTGTCGTTATTTTTATCGTGGACGAAGTTCGTTTTATAGATTATTTCCGAAATGCAGGGGAGTCTTTTTCAGAACTTGGGACCAGACTCAGCCACTTGGCTGTAGCCGATCTCGTGATTCTCGGAAGCGGCCTCGCAGGTGCCATCCTGTCAGGCATCGTCATGAGAATCCTGAGAGCAAAAGGATATCGAATGTTCTAACCACATCCGTTTAACCGGGAACCTAAATCCCAAGGTTGAACGGATTTTTTATTTGGGATGAAAGCAAGTGCCTGGAGCGGAAAGGAACGGTCTCTGTTTCCAGGCACTTGCTCATAAATATTAATTCCTCTAAGAAAATATTTTAGAAAATAGAACATACTAGTTGAAGTATAGAATAGCCTGGTTTTAAAGGACTTTTCCCCTAAAAGGAAAACTAAAATAATTTCCAAATATTACAACTATTCGATTTTTTTATCAATTTATGCATATATCTCCTCCCCAATGGGAAGTATGTAGGGTGGGAGGAGTGAATACATGAATCTGTTTAAAATTTGGACGAAGAGATTCGTTATGATCAGTTTATTTATCCTTGCACTCGGTACGACCTTTCAATCGGTGTCGGGGGTAGAGGCACAGACCTTTAAAACCTGGATGATGGACAAGGGTGACAGTGATCAAAAGAGTCTCCAAGACAATGAGCATAAGACAAATCCACTGCATTTGTCATTCAAGTTTCTTAAAAGGTTTACAGGCTATGAGACAAAAGTGTCAGCCAGTGCATCTGCTGAGCCTGCCACATTGGAAGAATCCATCGATTGGGATCAATATACGAAACATAAGGTTGTAGCGACGGGCTATACGGCCGGCGTTGAATCGACGGGGAAGGACCCCGGTCATCCCCTTTACGGCATTACATATTCAGGAGTGAAAGTGAAGCGCGATCTGTATTCTACGATAGCCGCGGATATTTCCGTCTATCCAATCGGAACCATCCTGTTTATCCCTCACTATGGGTATGGGGTCGTAGCTGATACAGGGAGTGCGATCAAAGGAAATAAATTAGACCTCTATTATGAAACGGTGGACGACGTTTATAATGAGTGGGGCAAACAGACACTGGAAGTCTATGTGGTCCAGATGGGTACGGGTGAATTATCCGAACAGGAATTGACCGACCTTAATGAGAACAAATCCATGCAGGTTTTCAGGCAGCAGATATTATCACCTGAAAAAGAATAGAAAAGGGGCACGCAGTCAACCTGCGTGCTTTATTTATTGATGGCCCTGGTCTCAGGTAAGAACTAAGGTGCAATCCGTTTAACAACAGAGTAAATAGGGGAAAAAAGAAAGGGAGAAACGAAACCAAAAGGAGTGGAAGATATGAACAAAAGTCAATTCGACAAAATGAAGAACGGAGAAGGATTCATCGCGGCGCTTGATCAAAGCGGCGGCAGTACACCGAAGGCATTGGCAGGGTACGGAGTCCTTGAAGATTCTTATTCCAATGAAGACGAAATGTTCGATAAGGTACATGAAATGCGGAC
The DNA window shown above is from Rossellomorea vietnamensis and carries:
- a CDS encoding YuzB family protein; this encodes MELKPIIEFCISNLASGAQKALEILERDPNLDVIEYGCLGYCGKCAQSFYALVNGEVVTGDTPEELVDHIYQFLEENPMF
- a CDS encoding DUF2225 domain-containing protein: MTVVTPFYDKKTQCLSCKHSFSTTKIRSRFVKLSGYDSDFCPLYQAAEINPLLYNVSVCPRCGFSYTDDFTAYIPPVLKSELKEKISLHWQPQDYGKLRSYEDAINTYKLAAYCALIKKEKKLTIAGLYLRTAWLYRKTDDQEQERRFINLATHEYIDAYMTDGTSGSLMSETKLLYIIAELLRRQNKIEESVIYLSKVIGKQHLSTEPKIIDMARERWYEIREEYKESKSM
- a CDS encoding HesB/IscA family protein; the protein is MSEVVILTEAAALQIKDMMKEHDETDAMLRVAVKGGGCSGLSYGMGFEHELQDGDTTTEQHGIKLVVAKNDAAILNGTKIDYKQSMMGGGFTIDNPNAIASCGCGSSFVTATNKGTPENC
- a CDS encoding SDR family oxidoreductase, with amino-acid sequence MNVLVIGANGSTGRHILKELSNSSQHFARAMIRKTEQAKEMEDLGARPIVADLEQDFSYALENVNAVIFAAGSGGSTGDDKTLAIDQEGAKKAVDYAKKMGIERFVMLSSMGADNPSSGPDELQFYLKAKGAADAHLKESGLNYTIVRPGSLSFDDATGKIEAATSITDKSRDISRADVAKVLVDSLTIEETNHKVFEILSGDTPVEEALKNIH
- a CDS encoding NAD(P)/FAD-dependent oxidoreductase, whose amino-acid sequence is MKEDQKVYDITIIGGGPTGLFTAFYGGMRKASVKIIESLPQLGGQLATLYPEKYIYDVAGFPKVKAQDLVNNLKEQMAKFETTICLEQAVEGVEKQADGMFKLTTDKEVHFSRTIIITAGNGAFQPRRLELEHASEFEGKNLHYFVDNLEHFRGKKVVICGGGDSAVDWALMLEPVAEKVYLVHRRDKFRAHEHSVENLHNSTVELKTPYVPSELVVDEEKINQLVLEETKGDEKEIIDLDELIVNFGFVSSLGPIKDWGLEIEKNSIVVNSRMETNIPGIYAAGDISTYDGKVKLIASGFGEAPTAVNNAKAYMDPKARVQPMHSTSMFTD
- a CDS encoding NAD(P)/FAD-dependent oxidoreductase, giving the protein MRKPRIVVLGAGYGGLMTVTRLQKQLGTNEAEIILINKNDYHYETTWLHEASAGTLHHDRVRYDVKDVVNTSKVNFLQATVEDIKVEEKKVITGEGEVEFDYLVVALGAESETFGIQGLHEHAFMISNINSARQIREHIELQFATYKNEGELNDERLTIVVGGAGFTGIEFLGELGNRVPELCHEYDIDRKKVRIVCVEAAPMILPGFDPELVKYARAKLEKKGVEFHIGTPLKEAKADSVLISKGEDEVEEIKAGTIVWAAGVRGNSIIERAGIENMRARVKINRDLRAPGHDNIFIIGDCSLMINEETDRPYPPTAQIAMQQGEVCARNIASLLHGKEDLELFTPDIKGTVCSLGEDDAIGVVYGKKITGTKASFMKKVVDNRALYMVGGPSLVFKKGKFKFF
- a CDS encoding NUDIX hydrolase, which produces MKRGKVWLAVAGLVIDEDGKWLVVKKKYSGLKGMWSLPAGFVNAGETVDEAVIREVKEETGLHTTIKGIIGVRSGVIQNDISDNMMIFLLENKGISSIEKEEAELWDVQWKSPQELLADEKTSVMVHEMIKRMSSMQKLNLIEGINPGDQFAYTQYRLFL
- a CDS encoding YuiA family protein is translated as MRATANAKTKYCLYCSGKGYFQLVLGGSETCPCCCGSGKQK
- a CDS encoding YuiB family protein codes for the protein MPIHVMIISMLLFFVLFFGIGFLLNMLLRMTWIMAIIYPIVVIFIVDEVRFIDYFRNAGESFSELGTRLSHLAVADLVILGSGLAGAILSGIVMRILRAKGYRMF
- a CDS encoding 3D domain-containing protein, giving the protein MNLFKIWTKRFVMISLFILALGTTFQSVSGVEAQTFKTWMMDKGDSDQKSLQDNEHKTNPLHLSFKFLKRFTGYETKVSASASAEPATLEESIDWDQYTKHKVVATGYTAGVESTGKDPGHPLYGITYSGVKVKRDLYSTIAADISVYPIGTILFIPHYGYGVVADTGSAIKGNKLDLYYETVDDVYNEWGKQTLEVYVVQMGTGELSEQELTDLNENKSMQVFRQQILSPEKE